The DNA segment TAATCTCCTGAAGGTGATCGTTTGAGGAGGAGACTGCTGGATCTCTTGGCGTGCCCGGAATGCCATCACTTTCCCTTGAAGCTGGTTGTTGAAAGGGAAGAAGTAGTGGAGGGGTTGCCCAGTAAACCAGAGAAGCCCCTCTGCGAGAAATGGTGTGCTTTCTCGGGAGGAGAACCAAGTAACCCTT comes from the Thermoproteota archaeon genome and includes:
- a CDS encoding Trm112 family protein, which encodes MRRRLLDLLACPECHHFPLKLVVEREEVVEGLPSKPEKPLCEKWCAFSGGEPSNPSLCMECMSKEVVTGKLICENCSAEYPIEAGVPRMLRPEELNL